TCGGACTGCTTCATCCTCACCTTCCGTGCCATCGCCAAACACTCGAAGCTCGACTGGACGTCACTCGAGTGCACAACCACCGGCACCCTGGACAAAGACGGTCGCACCACCTGCTTCACTGCGTTTGCCATCGAGGCCACCCTTGTGGTGCCCGAGGGCACCGACACTGATAAAGCACAGCGCCTGCTGGAAAAGTCGGAACAGGGTTGCCTGGTGACCAATTCACTGAAAGCGGAGGTTTCCTTGAGCGCGGAAGTCACAACCGGCTAAAGCCAATGACAGCTTTAGACACCGGGTTATACCCCTCCCTCTGCCCCACTTAAGGCGCTAGCCCCTTAGCCGCGAATAATTTGATCTAGACTTGGACTGGCCGCAGTTCGGGCCGATCTCACCGTCGGAGGGGCCCCTTATGACGACCAGCACAGCGAGCCAGGCACGATGGGTCTTTAATGCCATGGTGCTTGCAGGCGTCATCGCGGTTGCGATCTGGTACTACCAGACAGCCGGCCGCTTCACGACCTATCAGATCCTCACCGAAGATTCCGTGTCCGGCCTGATTGCAGGTGCCCCGGTGGAGTTTCATGGGGTGGACGTGGGCAGGGTCAGCGAGGTGGAACTCATCGGGCCTAGCTCCGTGCGAATTCTGCTGGATGTCGAAAACGACGCGCCCGTATCCAGGGCAACCGTTGCCACCATCACCGCCCGCGGACTCGCGACCCGGGGGTTCACCGGCTATGTGTACGTGCTGCTGGAGAACACGGGTACCGATAAGGGCCCTCTTACCGCGACCCCGGGTGCGCGCTATCCGCGCATACCCAACGCCCCTTCCCGCTCGGTCAATTTGGATACCGCCATCAGCCAGGTCAACGAGAACGTGCAATCGCTGACCGAACTGCTGCGTACCATGCTGGATAAAGACACCATCGCTGCCTTCCAGCAGGCGGTCGGCAATCTGCAGCAAGTCACCCAGATGCTTGCGGAGAACCAGCAGCGGCTCAGTACAATCATCGCCAATACCGAACACGCCAGTGGCCGACTCGGGCCGCTGCTGGATTCGAGCAGCGATACCGTCCAAGCGCTGCAGCAGGTCAGCCAGATGCTCGCGGGAAATCAGCAGCGGCTCAACACGATCATCACCAATACCGAACAGGCGAGCGGCCAGCTCGGTCCGTTGCTGGATGCAAGCAGCCAGTCCGTCAATGCACTCCAGCTGCAGGTGTTGCCCGAGGCCTACCGCACCATGGCCACCCTGAATCAGCTGACCTCCTCCATGACGCGATTGACAGACAAGATCAATCACAACCCGTCCGTTCTCCTGCGCGGCAGTACGCCCCCACCCCTTGGCCCGGGCGAAACCGAATGAATGAACGGGGCTATGGGCGTGCGCTATCTCATGCAGGAAAAGCCCTACGGCTTGTGATGGCGGCTGCCGCAATATTGATTTCCGGGTGCTCACTGTTTTCCCCGGTGGAAAGTGACATACGGGTATCTGTCGTCGACAAAGTTCCCCGTGAAGTGCCCCAGCGACAAAAGCATCCGGCAACGCTGCTGCTACTACCTCCCAGCATCAACCCCATTTACGACACCATCCGCATGGCCTATCGCACTGCGCCACATCAGGTCGGTTTTTACCGCCATCACCAATGGGGGGCAACACCGGCACAGATGCTCCTCCCGTTACTGGCGCGGACACTGGAACACACAAACTACTTTGATGCAGTAGCAACCCCACCCTACTTCGGCCCCCACAGCTACGCGCTGCAAACGACGATCTTAGACTTCGTACAGGACTACACTTCCACACCAGCGACCTTCCAGCTTTCCCTGCGGGTGCAGCTTATCGAGGGCACTTCAAACCGGATTGTTGCAAGCAGAACCATTTCACTACGCGAACCCATACTGCTGGAATCACCTGCTGCAGGCGTAGTAGCAGCCAATCAAGCCGCCGCAAGCGCTTTACAACAGGCAACGCAGTTTGTACTGAAAAGAATGCCGTAGGCCGGACTTTAAAGACGGGAGCCCGGGAGGATTTTCTTCAGGGTGTTATCTCGGGAAATGAAGTGGTGCCGCAGTGCGGCACCGGCATGTAGCAGAATAAAACCGATCAGGGCATACCCAAGCCACTTGTGCACCTCGACCAGTAACTGGAAGCGATACTCGTTATGCGGGATCAGATCCGGTAGCCTGAAGCCAAAGAAATACACCGGAATACTCGCGGCAGAAGACATCAACCAGCCGCTGATCGGTAAGGCAAACATCAAGGCGTAAAAGCACAGGTGCACAAACCGCGCCGTCACCTTCTGCCAATCGGGCAGTTCTTTTACCAGTGCCGGTAACGCGTTACCTACACGCCACGCGAGCCGCAACAGCGCCAGTCCCAACGCCAGTATGCCGTATTCCTTGTGATACACGATCAGCGTCAATTTTATCTTGTCGAACCCGACATCCGGAAGACCGCTCATATACACACCGAGCACGGTGAGCGCGACAAGCAATACCGCCATCAGCCAGTGGAGGAGTATGGCGACGGTGCCATAATCCTGCTCCGTGTTCATCAGTCTCGCCATGTTTTGCCACAGCCGGTCAGGTGCAGCTCTCCACCCGACCGACCAGCCCTATCCATTGTTCCTGCCTACCTCTTTCACGTCAGGCAGGGTATACGAGCCATCAAGCACAGATTTTCCAGGCCGATATATACGAAACAGGAAATTCCAGCCATCGCTGGTATCGACACGATTGGCGACTTTCCCACAGGCCGCTTCGGAACCGAAATAGGCTGTAAAAGTACCATCGTCATTCAGCTCGGTGTTCGCCGCATTGAAAACGTTGTGATCACTCTTCATGAAACCGTCTTTGCCGTAGACGGTGATGGACCAAAACCCTTCGTTTTCAGGCACCTGATAGCGTGCGGAATAACACTTGTCGGCACTCGCTGAAGGAGGCATATAGTTCAGGTATGTGGCTTCATATTCAGGAAGCAATCCCCAGGCCGCTGCCGCCGCATAGTGGCGGGTTTCCTCGTTTACCTCCCCGCGCTTACCCATCATTCCGGCCCAGCTATCGAACTTTTTGCTGCCCTCTTCGTATTCGCTGCGCAATGCATCAAGTGACTTCCGGTCCCATAGAAACCCGGGAAAGTCTCCACCGGTTTTGGAAGTCACCTTGAACTGGTCTTGCAGGCTATTCACCAGTGCGACGTCCTGCTCGCTGGCAGGGTCTTTTAACTGAATCCGGACGATCACGTACAGGAACCGGGTATCGCCCTTTACGGTATGCGTGCCGGGCTCATGGATGATGTCCACTACATAGTGATCATTATCGATAATGTAGACGGAGGCATACCGATCGTCCGGAAGCTGTGGAAAATTGATAGTGATACCATCCTTGGCATCGAATACACCACCAGAATAGAGCACATCGCGGTTCATACGCACCACCGTCTGTTTATCGAGCGGTGTAGGCTCCCGAAAATGAAAAAACGTGTTCGTCCCGCCGGCGTTCTCAATCATTGCCGCATACATGTT
The nucleotide sequence above comes from Microbulbifer salipaludis. Encoded proteins:
- a CDS encoding OsmC family protein yields the protein MDAFPHHYKVTARAPTEGNVTLSAEGVPDLPSAAPTQFDGPGDQWSPEDLLVAAVSDCFILTFRAIAKHSKLDWTSLECTTTGTLDKDGRTTCFTAFAIEATLVVPEGTDTDKAQRLLEKSEQGCLVTNSLKAEVSLSAEVTTG
- a CDS encoding ABC-type transport auxiliary lipoprotein family protein gives rise to the protein MNERGYGRALSHAGKALRLVMAAAAILISGCSLFSPVESDIRVSVVDKVPREVPQRQKHPATLLLLPPSINPIYDTIRMAYRTAPHQVGFYRHHQWGATPAQMLLPLLARTLEHTNYFDAVATPPYFGPHSYALQTTILDFVQDYTSTPATFQLSLRVQLIEGTSNRIVASRTISLREPILLESPAAGVVAANQAAASALQQATQFVLKRMP
- a CDS encoding DUF1254 domain-containing protein, which produces MNVKALTFAGLLVLALSAAQAQSGGSKVVTPDTFIRAETDNMYAAMIENAGGTNTFFHFREPTPLDKQTVVRMNRDVLYSGGVFDAKDGITINFPQLPDDRYASVYIIDNDHYVVDIIHEPGTHTVKGDTRFLYVIVRIQLKDPASEQDVALVNSLQDQFKVTSKTGGDFPGFLWDRKSLDALRSEYEEGSKKFDSWAGMMGKRGEVNEETRHYAAAAAWGLLPEYEATYLNYMPPSASADKCYSARYQVPENEGFWSITVYGKDGFMKSDHNVFNAANTELNDDGTFTAYFGSEAACGKVANRVDTSDGWNFLFRIYRPGKSVLDGSYTLPDVKEVGRNNG
- a CDS encoding MlaD family protein, whose amino-acid sequence is MTTSTASQARWVFNAMVLAGVIAVAIWYYQTAGRFTTYQILTEDSVSGLIAGAPVEFHGVDVGRVSEVELIGPSSVRILLDVENDAPVSRATVATITARGLATRGFTGYVYVLLENTGTDKGPLTATPGARYPRIPNAPSRSVNLDTAISQVNENVQSLTELLRTMLDKDTIAAFQQAVGNLQQVTQMLAENQQRLSTIIANTEHASGRLGPLLDSSSDTVQALQQVSQMLAGNQQRLNTIITNTEQASGQLGPLLDASSQSVNALQLQVLPEAYRTMATLNQLTSSMTRLTDKINHNPSVLLRGSTPPPLGPGETE
- a CDS encoding cytochrome b; the protein is MNTEQDYGTVAILLHWLMAVLLVALTVLGVYMSGLPDVGFDKIKLTLIVYHKEYGILALGLALLRLAWRVGNALPALVKELPDWQKVTARFVHLCFYALMFALPISGWLMSSAASIPVYFFGFRLPDLIPHNEYRFQLLVEVHKWLGYALIGFILLHAGAALRHHFISRDNTLKKILPGSRL